One part of the Algibacter sp. L1A34 genome encodes these proteins:
- a CDS encoding nucleotide pyrophosphohydrolase, whose protein sequence is MNIQNAQKEVDHWIKEHGVRYFNELTNMAQLTEEVGEVARIIARRYGEQSEKESDKNKDLGEELADVLFVVLCLANQTGVDLQKAFDERMYKKGKRDHDRHHNNEKLK, encoded by the coding sequence ATGAATATACAAAACGCACAAAAAGAAGTTGACCATTGGATAAAAGAACACGGCGTTCGCTATTTTAACGAGCTTACCAATATGGCTCAACTTACAGAAGAAGTAGGAGAGGTCGCTAGAATAATTGCCCGTAGATACGGAGAGCAAAGCGAAAAAGAAAGTGATAAAAACAAAGATTTAGGCGAAGAATTAGCCGATGTTTTATTCGTGGTACTTTGTTTAGCAAACCAAACCGGAGTCGATTTACAAAAAGCATTCGATGAAAGAATGTACAAGAAAGGAAAACGTGACCATGATAGGCACCATAATAACGAAAAATTAAAGTAA
- a CDS encoding 3-phosphoshikimate 1-carboxyvinyltransferase → MNITLHKSKLENQKSAVTITGSKSESNRLLLLQALYPEFKVENVSNSDDSNLMTNALSSKSSVVDIHHAGTAMRFLTAYFSIQEGRTVTLTGSKRMTERPIKILVEALKDLGAEISYVDNDGFPPIKITGKKLSNHKVSLKANVSSQYISALLLIASKLENGLELTLEGEITSVPYIKMTLSLLDEIGVESLFSGNVITVKPNTKQLTPKTLVVESDWSSASYYFSIAAIAEIGTEITLSSYKENSLQGDSVLVEIYKHFGVSSTFNGNSITLKKEKPSESILSLDLKNAPDIAQTIAVTCFALGMPCDLIGLHTLKIKETDRLVALKTEIEKLGGEVKITDKSLHLAPSTKIKELVPIATYNDHRMAMAFAPLALKTPIIIEHAAVVSKSYPTFWEDLRAIGFKITE, encoded by the coding sequence ATGAATATTACCCTTCATAAATCCAAACTAGAAAACCAAAAATCGGCAGTTACAATTACAGGTTCAAAAAGTGAATCTAACCGTTTGTTATTATTACAAGCGCTTTATCCGGAATTTAAAGTTGAAAATGTTTCAAATTCGGACGATAGTAATTTAATGACGAATGCATTAAGCTCGAAATCTAGTGTTGTAGATATTCATCACGCAGGAACGGCTATGCGGTTTTTAACTGCATATTTTTCAATTCAAGAAGGAAGAACGGTAACACTTACAGGTTCTAAACGGATGACCGAGCGACCAATTAAAATATTAGTTGAAGCACTTAAAGATCTTGGAGCTGAAATAAGTTATGTAGATAACGATGGTTTTCCTCCAATAAAAATTACAGGAAAAAAACTATCAAATCATAAAGTATCTCTAAAAGCAAATGTAAGTAGCCAGTATATTTCTGCCTTATTATTGATTGCTTCAAAGTTAGAAAACGGGTTAGAATTAACCTTAGAAGGTGAAATTACATCGGTTCCATATATAAAAATGACGTTGAGTTTATTAGACGAAATAGGAGTAGAGTCATTATTTAGTGGTAATGTTATTACTGTGAAACCAAACACAAAACAATTAACGCCAAAAACATTGGTTGTAGAGTCCGATTGGTCTTCAGCATCATACTATTTCAGTATTGCGGCCATTGCCGAAATCGGAACAGAAATTACATTATCATCATACAAAGAGAACTCTTTACAAGGCGATTCTGTATTGGTCGAAATTTATAAGCATTTTGGAGTAAGCAGCACGTTCAACGGCAATTCTATCACATTAAAAAAAGAAAAGCCTAGCGAATCAATATTAAGTTTAGATTTAAAAAACGCACCAGATATAGCTCAAACCATTGCAGTAACATGCTTTGCTTTAGGTATGCCTTGCGATTTAATAGGATTACACACCTTAAAAATTAAAGAAACAGATAGATTAGTAGCTTTAAAAACCGAAATTGAAAAATTAGGCGGTGAAGTAAAAATTACCGATAAATCGTTACACCTTGCACCATCTACTAAAATAAAAGAGTTAGTGCCAATTGCAACCTATAACGATCACCGTATGGCTATGGCATTTGCACCTTTAGCACTAAAAACACCAATAATTATAGAACATGCCGCTGTGGTATCAAAATCGTATCCAACGTTTTGGGAAGATTTAAGAGCCATTGGGTTTAAAATAACCGAATAA